The following are encoded together in the Mesoplodon densirostris isolate mMesDen1 chromosome 2, mMesDen1 primary haplotype, whole genome shotgun sequence genome:
- the TFB2M gene encoding dimethyladenosine transferase 2, mitochondrial isoform X5, whose protein sequence is MWVPGVGLPSRLTLSAFTRTGRFCILKSGAVRLMDVPAGNRRGLSDYYPHLMPSVGFGKSSSRVHRCRSETKRYITSPRVAETLVRILRGKRKSCQLFLECNPGPGILTRALLESGAKVIALESDKTFIPQLKSLGKKVNGRLEVVYCDFFKLDPRSRGIPTPPIMTSDMLFQYLGIEAQPWSKGTPLKAIGILPPKNERSALWKLLHDLYSCTSVYKYGRVELNLFITEKECRESCLSFGTYTTNGQLAKQKHRFIESN, encoded by the exons ATGTGGGTCCCAGGGGTGGGACTTCCCTCGCGGCTGACGCTGTCAGCCTTCACCCGCACTGGGCGCTTTTGCATTTTGAAGTCGGGAGCGGTGAGGCTGATGGACGTCCCGGCGGGGAACCGCCGTGGCTTGTCTGACTACTACCCGCACCTGATGCCCAGTGTGGGATTCGGAAAATCGTCCTCGCGTGTTCACAGATGCCGCTCAGAGACCAAGCGGTACATAACCAGCCCGAGAGTGGCTGAGACCTTGGTGCGGATCCTACGGGGAAAACGAAAATCTTGCCAGCTATTCCTGGAGTGCAATCCAG GTCCTGGAATCCTGACGCGAGCATTGCTTGAAAGTGGTGCCAAAGTGATTGCCCTTGAAAGTGACAAGACTTTTATTCCACAATTGAAG tCTTTAGGAAAAAAGGTGAATGGAAGACTAGAAGTGGTCTACTGTGACTTCTTTAAACTGGATCCTAGAAGTCGTGGAATACCAACACCTCCCATTATGACTTCAGATATGCTTTTTCAGTATTTGGGAATAGAAGCACAGCCTTGGTCAAAAG GTACCCCTTTAAAAGCAATTGGGATCTTACCACCTAAAAATGAGAGAAGTGCACTTTGGAAACTTTTACATGACCTATATTCCTGTACTTCTGTATATAAATATGGACGAGTAGAACTAAATTTGTTTATTACTGAAAAGGAATGCCGG